A genomic window from Terriglobales bacterium includes:
- a CDS encoding CBS domain-containing protein, with product MAPLALSEILGVPVEEPAGTLHGRVREVTICPQEDRARIHGLVVRTSEGDRLLPREGIAAVTPRRVRAALPSAQWPAFAESEGMLLLDRDLLDQQIIDVHGRKVVRVNDVDLEQKPSNGGLVLRISEVDVGARGAVRRLLRGVVPSLLVERLVARIPPRIIPWDFVDLIETDPARRVKLKISHDRLGRLHPADIADIVEELSPAEREAVFETLDEEVAAEALEEVHPKLQVSIVESLDSDRAADIVEEMDPDAAANLLKDLPEETSEVILEEMAPYERQDVSELLQFEEDTAAGHMTTEFVAMPRTARVYDAIELLRHYEGGIETLSGIYVVGQARKLLGVVPLARMVLAPPNAQLGQLMVEPVACPAGAKEKEIFELFDKYNLLSLPVVDKSGSLTGVITADDVITLMRAKL from the coding sequence ATGGCACCTCTGGCGCTTTCGGAGATTCTCGGCGTGCCGGTGGAAGAACCCGCCGGCACCCTGCACGGACGTGTGCGCGAAGTGACCATCTGCCCGCAGGAGGACCGGGCGCGCATCCACGGCCTGGTGGTGCGCACCTCCGAAGGCGACCGTTTGTTGCCGCGTGAAGGCATCGCGGCGGTCACGCCCCGACGCGTGCGCGCGGCCCTTCCTTCCGCCCAGTGGCCGGCGTTCGCTGAGAGCGAAGGCATGCTGCTGCTCGACCGCGACCTGCTCGACCAGCAGATCATCGACGTGCATGGACGCAAGGTGGTGCGCGTGAATGACGTGGACCTGGAACAGAAGCCCTCGAACGGCGGGCTCGTACTGCGCATCTCGGAAGTGGACGTGGGCGCCCGTGGGGCGGTGCGCCGTCTGCTGCGAGGCGTGGTGCCGTCGCTTCTGGTGGAGCGACTGGTGGCGCGCATCCCGCCCCGCATCATCCCCTGGGACTTTGTGGATCTGATCGAGACCGATCCCGCCCGGCGCGTGAAGCTGAAGATCTCCCACGACCGCCTGGGCCGGCTCCACCCCGCCGACATCGCCGATATCGTCGAAGAGCTCTCTCCCGCCGAGCGCGAAGCCGTCTTCGAGACCCTGGACGAGGAAGTCGCCGCCGAGGCGCTCGAGGAGGTGCACCCCAAACTCCAGGTTTCCATCGTCGAGTCGCTGGACTCCGACCGGGCCGCCGACATCGTGGAGGAGATGGATCCGGACGCCGCCGCCAACCTGCTGAAAGACCTGCCCGAAGAGACCAGCGAAGTGATCCTCGAGGAGATGGCGCCCTATGAGCGCCAGGACGTCTCCGAGCTCCTGCAGTTCGAGGAAGACACGGCGGCCGGCCACATGACCACCGAATTCGTGGCCATGCCGCGCACCGCCCGCGTCTATGACGCCATCGAGCTCCTGCGCCACTATGAGGGCGGCATCGAGACGCTGAGCGGCATCTACGTGGTGGGACAGGCGAGGAAGCTGCTGGGCGTCGTCCCCCTGGCGCGCATGGTGCTGGCCCCACCCAACGCCCAGCTCGGCCAGTTGATGGTGGAACCGGTCGCGTGCCCGGCGGGCGCCAAGGAAAAGGAGATCTTCGAGCTGTTCGACAAGTACAACCTGCTCAGCCTGCCGGTCGTGGATAAGAGCGGCAGCCTTACCGGCGTCATCACCGCCGACGACGTCATCACTCTCATGCGCGCCAAACTTTAG